Proteins encoded together in one Carya illinoinensis cultivar Pawnee chromosome 3, C.illinoinensisPawnee_v1, whole genome shotgun sequence window:
- the LOC122303068 gene encoding ninja-family protein AFP3-like — protein sequence MAQAEDIGSRGPKQTPMQRCKIPRDLLQRFTSGIHSSRKLEEPSEDAEEIELSLGLSLNGRFGVDPLRANQLMRSSSIPDFLNTGREKDAACVVTMACAPLIRTCSLPTETEEEWRKRKELQTLRRMEAKRKRSEKQRTSKATKDRSRDLCVEESAEEDKRTESSYGNYQKEQNMKAFNEFSCSVALPLGVSVGRGGCGVVLNVGRGDGLDSGGSSEEPQPPSLTQGSIGSQGTGSSGISESESRPAIGYAAGMNKCIEARSPNSLESSPESGEKPAVFTGRTFTEKSTQFSAVVTENESNKANDADKGAKEIVRNVLEGMPSVSTKGDGPNGKRIEGFLYRYRKGEEVRIVCVCHGSFLSPAEFVKHAGGGDVAQPLKHIVVNPTSSF from the exons ATGGCACAAGCTGAGGATATTGGAAGCAGAGGACCCAAACAAACTCCCATGCAAAGGTGCAAGATTCCGAGAGATCTGTTGCAGAGATTTACATCTGGCATCCATTCTTCGCGAAAATTGGAAGAGCCAAGCGAGGATGCAGAGGAAATTGAGCTAAGCCTCGGGCTCTCACTAAATGGTAGGTTCGGGGTAGACCCTTTAAGAGCTAACCAGCTAATGAGGTCATCGTCGATACCGGACTTTTTGAacacggggagagagaaagacgCGGCGTGTGTTGTAACTATGGCTTGCGCCCCGCTCATCAGGACGTGTTCTTTGCCTACGGAGACAGAGGAAGAATGGAGGAAGAGGAAAGAGTTGCAGACACTGAGAAGAATGGAGGCGAAACGGAAGCGGTCAGAGAAGCAGAGAACTTCGAAGGCGACGAAGGATCGGAGCCGGGATTTGTGTGTGGAGGAGAGCGCTGAGGAGGATAAGAGGACGGAGAGTAGTTATGGGAATTATCAGAAAGAGCAGAATATGAAGGCATTCAACGAGTTTTCGTGCTCGGTGGCGCTCCCTCTGGGGGTTTCTGTTGGTAGAGGAGGTTGTGGGGTTGTATTGAATGTTGGAAGGGGGGATGGGTTGGATTCTGGTGGTTCGTCGGAGGAGCCGCAACCACCATCATTAACACAGGGGTCAATCGGTTCCCAAGGGACTGGGTCTTCTGGGATTTCAGAATCTGAAAGCCGACCGGCTATAG GTTATGCAGCTGGAATGAATAAATGCATAGAAGCGAGATCTCCGAACAGTTTGGAGTCTTCACCGGAAAGTGGGGAGAAACCAGCTGTCTTCACTGGAAGGACATTCACCGAAAAGTCAACCCAATTTTCTGCAGTTGTGACAGAAAATGAATCTAATAAAGCTAATGACGCAGACAAGGGAGCTAAGGAGATTGTGAGGAATGTGTTGGAAGGTATGCCCAGTGTGTCCACCAAAGGTGATGGCCCAAATGGAAAAAGGATAGAAGGTTTTCTATACAGATATAGGAAAGGTGAGGAAGTGAGGATAGTGTGTGTTTGTCATGGCAGCTTTCTATCTCCTGCCGAGTTTGTCAAGCATGCGGGTGGTGGTGACGTGGCACAACCCCTAAAGCATATAGTAGTTAACCCTACTTCCTCTTTTTGA